A window of Paenibacillus phoenicis genomic DNA:
TAAATTAAATGAAAAGGGTGGTTGGTAGGTGTCAAACCTCTCACTACCCTTTTTTTAAAGGGAAAGGACGGGATAGAATCTTCTGCAGTACGATCTTATTCAATCTGCAGTTGGTTTTATGCCTTCACAGTTACAGGGGGTATCCCCTATATATCGATATGGAGGGAATTAAACATGGCTGTTGATGCAAAATCGGTCAAAGAACTACGTGAAAAAACCGGCGCGGGAATGCTGGACTGCAAAAAGGCGTTGGAAGAATCCAACGGCGATATGACGAAAGCTGTTGAAATCTTGCGTGAAAAAGGCCTGGCTGCTGCAGCAAATAAAGCTGGCCGGATCGCGACAGAAGGCGTTGTTGAATCTTATATCCACGCAGGCGGCCGTATCGGCGTTCTGGTTGAGATCAACACGGAAACGGACTTCGTTGCGAAGAACGAACAGTTCAAAGAATTTGCACGCGACGTTGCGATGCATATCGCTGCGATGAGCCCTCGCTACGTACGCCGTGAAGAAGTTCCGCAAGAGGAAATCGAGAAAGAGAAGGAAATTCTGAAAGCTCAAGCGCTGAACGAAGGCAAACCGGAAAAAATCGTTGAAAAAATGGTCGAAGGCCGCATCGGCAAATACTACGAAGAGTTCTGCTTGATGGAACAAGCTTTCGTTAAAGACCCAGACAAAACGATTGAGCAATTGCTGAAAGAAAAAATCAGCACGATCGGTGAAAACATCTCCATTCGTCGTTTTGTTCGCTACGAGCTTGGCGAAGGTCTGGAAAAGAAAGTGGACAACTTCGTAGAAGAAGTTATGTCTCAAGTGAACAAATAAGCAAACCATCTCACATACATGTGAAGGAAAGTTGGAACACGCCGTGTTCCTTCTTTTTTAACCCGCGAAAGAGTTCGATGTGGAGGTAT
This region includes:
- the tsf gene encoding translation elongation factor Ts, which gives rise to MAVDAKSVKELREKTGAGMLDCKKALEESNGDMTKAVEILREKGLAAAANKAGRIATEGVVESYIHAGGRIGVLVEINTETDFVAKNEQFKEFARDVAMHIAAMSPRYVRREEVPQEEIEKEKEILKAQALNEGKPEKIVEKMVEGRIGKYYEEFCLMEQAFVKDPDKTIEQLLKEKISTIGENISIRRFVRYELGEGLEKKVDNFVEEVMSQVNK